A window of Pusillimonas sp. T7-7 contains these coding sequences:
- a CDS encoding type II toxin-antitoxin system HicA family toxin: MNSKDLIKLLEQAGWQLRGVKGSHHVYRHPTQPGHISVPHPKKDLGIGLVNKLLRQAGMK, encoded by the coding sequence ATGAACAGCAAAGACCTTATCAAGCTGCTTGAACAGGCCGGATGGCAATTACGAGGCGTGAAAGGTTCCCACCACGTCTATCGACACCCAACCCAACCTGGGCATATCAGTGTCCCTCACCCCAAGAAAGATCTTGGAATCGGACTGGTTAACAAGCTGCTGCGTCAAGCTGGAATGAAATAA
- a CDS encoding amino acid aminotransferase — MKSLFESVELAPRDPILGLVEQYNADTRANKVNLGVGVYYDDEGRIPLLDCVSQAEIARIEAHAARGYLPIEGIPGYNKGAQTLLLGEGSPLLASGRVLTAQALGGTGALKIGADFLKQLLPSAKVVISDPSWENHRALFERAGFTVETYPYYDAATRGLNFDGMLASLSALPEQTIVILHACCHNPTGVDPTFEQWEKIAEVVKNKNLTPFLDIAYQGFGDGLEEDAAVVRLFAQHDVTMLISSSFSKSFSLYGERVGALTLIASSDEERGRVLSQLKRVIRTNYSNPPTHGGTVVSTVLNTPELYTLWTTELAAMRERIRTMRVQLVEKLKAHGVTQNFDFMLAQRGMFSYSGLTKDQVDRLREEHGVYAVSSGRICVAALNNRNIDYVAAAIAKVLA; from the coding sequence ATGAAATCACTCTTCGAATCGGTCGAGCTTGCACCGCGCGACCCCATCCTCGGTCTCGTTGAACAATATAACGCCGATACGCGTGCCAATAAGGTCAACCTTGGCGTCGGCGTCTATTACGACGATGAAGGCCGAATTCCCCTGCTCGACTGCGTCAGCCAGGCAGAAATCGCCCGTATCGAAGCGCACGCCGCACGCGGCTACCTGCCTATCGAAGGCATTCCAGGTTACAACAAAGGTGCGCAAACCCTGCTGCTGGGCGAAGGTTCGCCTCTGCTGGCCAGCGGCCGCGTCCTGACCGCCCAAGCCCTGGGCGGCACCGGTGCACTAAAAATCGGCGCCGACTTTCTGAAGCAACTGCTGCCCAGCGCCAAAGTCGTCATCAGCGACCCCAGCTGGGAAAACCACCGTGCCCTGTTCGAGCGCGCCGGCTTCACCGTAGAAACCTATCCCTACTACGACGCCGCTACCCGTGGCCTGAACTTCGACGGCATGCTGGCCAGCCTGAGCGCTCTGCCCGAACAGACTATCGTCATCTTGCACGCCTGCTGCCACAACCCAACCGGCGTCGACCCCACCTTCGAACAATGGGAAAAAATCGCCGAAGTCGTCAAAAATAAAAACCTGACGCCCTTTCTTGACATCGCCTACCAAGGCTTTGGCGACGGTCTGGAAGAAGACGCCGCCGTGGTCCGCCTGTTCGCGCAGCACGACGTCACCATGCTCATCAGCTCGTCGTTCTCGAAATCGTTTTCGTTGTACGGTGAACGCGTGGGCGCGCTCACACTGATCGCATCCAGCGACGAAGAGCGTGGTCGCGTGCTCAGCCAGCTCAAGCGTGTAATTCGCACCAACTACTCCAACCCGCCCACACACGGCGGTACGGTGGTGTCAACCGTGCTGAACACACCCGAGCTCTACACCCTCTGGACGACCGAATTGGCCGCCATGCGCGAACGCATCCGCACCATGCGCGTTCAACTGGTCGAAAAGCTCAAGGCCCACGGCGTGACCCAAAATTTCGATTTCATGCTCGCCCAGCGCGGCATGTTCTCGTATTCAGGGCTGACCAAAGACCAGGTCGATCGTCTGCGCGAAGAGCACGGCGTCTACGCCGTCAGCAGCGGCCGCATTTGCGTGGCGGCGCTGAACAACCGCAATATCGACTACGTGGCCGCGGCCATCGCCAAAGTCCTGGCCTAG
- a CDS encoding type II toxin-antitoxin system HicB family antitoxin: MKYPIAIEPGNDTTAWGVVAPDLPGCFSAADNGIDEAIENAKEAIALWIEEAIANGEIIPKPSSITDLQMTGEYDGWIWAIAEVDPALIDDTTERVNITLPRRILALLDQRAKSAGESRSGYIAQMTLTH, translated from the coding sequence ATGAAATACCCAATCGCTATCGAACCTGGTAACGACACCACTGCCTGGGGGGTAGTGGCGCCCGATCTTCCTGGCTGCTTTTCTGCCGCCGATAACGGTATCGACGAAGCCATCGAGAACGCCAAAGAAGCCATCGCCCTGTGGATCGAAGAAGCCATCGCCAATGGCGAAATCATTCCAAAGCCTTCCAGCATCACCGATCTTCAAATGACCGGCGAGTACGACGGATGGATATGGGCTATTGCCGAAGTCGACCCTGCTCTGATCGACGACACCACTGAGCGCGTCAACATCACTCTACCCCGCAGGATTCTTGCCCTTCTGGATCAGCGCGCCAAGTCTGCAGGTGAAAGCCGATCAGGCTACATAGCACAAATGACGCTCACACACTGA
- the lexA gene encoding transcriptional repressor LexA, which yields MAVKLTERQQQILELIRSEINRTGFPPTRAEIARALGFKSANAAEDHLKALARKGAIELTAGASRGIRLTDVSQVAAPSPTLIEQASSALSQLLVPLVGRVAAGHPILAAEHVEREIGIEPALFSQTPDYLLRVRGLSMRDAGILDGDLLAVKKSPDARNGQIVVARIGDEVTVKRFARTGKHIELLPENPDFEPIIVTASDEFSIEGIAVGLIRNTPLH from the coding sequence ATGGCCGTCAAGCTTACCGAGCGTCAGCAGCAAATACTTGAACTCATCCGCAGCGAAATCAATCGCACGGGTTTTCCGCCCACCCGGGCCGAAATCGCCCGCGCCCTGGGTTTCAAGTCCGCCAACGCCGCCGAAGACCACCTCAAGGCCCTGGCCCGCAAAGGCGCCATCGAGCTCACAGCAGGTGCATCGCGCGGCATACGGCTCACCGACGTCAGCCAAGTTGCTGCGCCGTCGCCCACACTCATCGAACAAGCTTCGTCAGCCTTGTCGCAACTGCTGGTGCCGCTGGTGGGACGCGTGGCTGCCGGCCACCCCATACTGGCCGCCGAACACGTCGAACGCGAAATCGGCATAGAACCCGCCCTGTTCAGCCAAACGCCCGACTACCTGCTGCGTGTGCGTGGCCTTAGCATGCGCGATGCCGGCATCCTCGACGGCGACCTCTTGGCCGTCAAGAAATCCCCCGACGCCCGCAACGGCCAAATCGTCGTGGCCCGCATCGGCGACGAAGTCACCGTCAAGCGCTTCGCACGCACCGGCAAGCACATAGAACTGCTACCCGAAAACCCCGACTTCGAACCCATCATCGTCACCGCCTCCGACGAATTCTCCATCGAAGGCATAGCCGTTGGTTTGATCCGTAATACGCCTTTGCATTAA
- the lon gene encoding endopeptidase La, protein MSASQILTPEPTDLPLLPLRDVVVFPHMVIPLFVGRPRSIKALELAMESGNNIMLVAQKSASKDDPTPEDLYGIGCVASILQMLKLPDGTVKVLVEGIQRASIQTVTEAETHFMAVVVPVEPTADESAESEALRRAVVAQFEQYVKLNKKIPQEILTSLTGIDDAGRLADTISAHLPLKLEQKQQMLEVTGTSQRLENLLSQLESEIDILQVEKRIRGRVKKQMEKSQRDYYLNEQVKAIQKELGEGEEGADIEELEKKIAAAQLPKEAQKKADAELKKLKLMSPMSAEATVVRNYIDTLIGLPWRKKSRINNSISNAEGVLDADHYGLEKVKERIIEYLAVQQRVDKLKAPILCLVGPPGVGKTSLGQSIARATNRKFVRMALGGVRDEAEIRGHRRTYIGSMPGKILQNMSKVAVRNPLFLLDEIDKMGADFRGDPSSALLEVLDPEQNHTFQDHYIEVDFDLSDVMFVATSNTLNIPPALLDRMEVIRLSGYTEDEKVHIAFDHLLPKLMKNNGVQQDEITIEEPAIRDIVRYYTREAGVRALEREISKICRKVVKKLLAVNPAAAKRRSSKAVGSHQAIERVTVTAENLSDFLGVRRFSFGMAEKENKIGQVTGLAWTEVGGDLLTIEVADMPGKGVVLRTGSLGDVMKESVEAARTVVRARAQKWGIANTAFEKRDLHVHFPEGATPKDGPSAGIAITVAMVSALTGIPVRSDVAMTGEITLRGEVLGIGGLKEKLLAAHRGGIKVVMIPEENVKDLADIPDNVKNHLEIIPVRWIDRVLEVALQNMPTPLSDEEVAKLAAEAVANAKPAESSGGLMKH, encoded by the coding sequence ATGTCTGCAAGCCAGATTCTTACTCCGGAACCGACGGACTTGCCGCTGTTGCCCTTACGCGACGTAGTGGTGTTTCCGCACATGGTGATTCCCCTGTTTGTAGGCCGTCCGCGCTCTATCAAGGCGCTGGAACTGGCCATGGAATCCGGCAATAACATCATGTTGGTGGCGCAAAAGTCAGCCAGCAAAGATGATCCCACACCCGAAGACTTGTATGGCATCGGTTGTGTGGCCAGTATTTTGCAAATGCTCAAACTGCCCGACGGCACCGTCAAGGTCCTGGTCGAAGGCATACAGCGCGCAAGCATACAAACGGTTACTGAAGCCGAAACCCATTTCATGGCGGTGGTGGTGCCGGTTGAACCCACAGCTGACGAAAGCGCCGAGTCCGAAGCCTTGCGGCGTGCCGTGGTTGCCCAGTTCGAGCAATACGTCAAGCTAAACAAGAAAATTCCCCAAGAGATTCTCACCTCTTTGACCGGAATCGACGATGCCGGCCGTCTGGCCGACACCATTTCGGCGCATTTACCGCTTAAGCTCGAGCAAAAGCAGCAAATGCTCGAAGTCACCGGCACTTCGCAGCGTCTGGAAAATCTGCTTTCGCAGCTCGAATCCGAAATCGACATTCTTCAGGTCGAGAAGCGCATTCGCGGCCGTGTGAAGAAGCAGATGGAAAAAAGCCAGCGCGACTACTATCTGAATGAGCAAGTCAAGGCCATACAGAAAGAACTGGGCGAGGGCGAAGAGGGCGCCGATATCGAAGAGCTCGAAAAGAAGATTGCTGCGGCCCAGCTTCCCAAGGAAGCCCAGAAAAAGGCCGATGCAGAGCTTAAAAAGCTCAAACTGATGTCGCCCATGTCGGCCGAAGCCACCGTGGTGCGTAACTATATCGACACGCTTATCGGCCTGCCGTGGCGCAAGAAAAGCCGCATCAACAATTCGATTTCGAATGCGGAGGGCGTGCTTGATGCCGACCACTACGGCCTTGAAAAGGTCAAGGAACGCATTATTGAGTACCTGGCCGTGCAGCAACGGGTCGACAAGCTCAAGGCCCCCATACTGTGCCTGGTAGGGCCTCCCGGCGTGGGCAAGACCTCGCTGGGTCAGTCCATAGCCCGTGCCACGAACCGCAAGTTCGTGCGTATGGCGCTGGGCGGTGTGCGCGACGAGGCCGAAATACGCGGCCATCGCCGTACTTATATCGGCTCGATGCCGGGCAAGATCTTGCAGAACATGAGCAAGGTGGCGGTACGCAACCCCTTGTTCCTGCTAGACGAGATCGACAAAATGGGCGCCGATTTCCGTGGCGACCCTTCGTCGGCCTTGCTCGAGGTGCTCGACCCCGAACAAAACCACACCTTCCAGGACCACTACATCGAGGTTGATTTCGATCTGTCCGATGTGATGTTCGTGGCAACCAGCAATACGCTGAATATTCCTCCGGCGCTGCTGGACCGCATGGAAGTCATTCGCCTTTCGGGTTACACCGAAGACGAGAAGGTGCATATTGCCTTCGACCACCTGCTGCCCAAGCTCATGAAGAACAACGGCGTGCAGCAAGATGAAATCACTATCGAAGAGCCGGCCATACGCGATATCGTGCGTTATTACACACGTGAAGCGGGTGTGCGTGCTCTTGAGCGTGAAATCAGCAAGATCTGCCGCAAGGTCGTCAAGAAGCTGCTGGCGGTCAATCCCGCAGCAGCCAAGCGCCGCAGCAGCAAAGCGGTCGGGTCGCATCAGGCCATAGAGCGTGTAACGGTTACTGCCGAAAACCTCAGCGACTTCCTGGGTGTGCGCCGTTTCAGTTTCGGCATGGCCGAAAAGGAAAACAAGATCGGGCAGGTTACTGGTCTGGCCTGGACGGAAGTGGGCGGCGATTTGCTGACCATCGAAGTGGCCGATATGCCGGGCAAGGGCGTTGTGCTGCGCACGGGTTCGCTGGGCGATGTCATGAAGGAATCGGTGGAAGCGGCGCGTACGGTGGTGCGTGCACGGGCCCAGAAATGGGGTATTGCGAATACGGCTTTTGAAAAGCGTGATCTACACGTGCACTTTCCGGAAGGCGCAACGCCCAAAGACGGTCCTTCCGCGGGTATTGCCATTACGGTAGCCATGGTGTCTGCCTTAACGGGTATTCCGGTGCGCTCCGATGTGGCCATGACGGGCGAGATCACTTTGCGTGGCGAGGTGCTGGGCATAGGCGGGCTCAAGGAAAAGCTGCTGGCGGCTCACCGTGGCGGAATCAAGGTTGTGATGATTCCCGAAGAAAACGTGAAGGATCTGGCCGATATTCCCGACAATGTGAAGAACCATCTGGAGATCATTCCGGTACGCTGGATAGATCGGGTGCTTGAAGTGGCCTTGCAGAATATGCCTACACCGCTGTCCGACGAAGAAGTTGCCAAGCTGGCCGCCGAGGCGGTGGCTAATGCAAAGCCTGCGGAATCTTCAGGCGGGCTAATGAAGCATTGA